The sequence below is a genomic window from Lycium ferocissimum isolate CSIRO_LF1 chromosome 9, AGI_CSIRO_Lferr_CH_V1, whole genome shotgun sequence.
CGGGTCGTAAAAGAGCAAACTGCAACTAGTTCGGGGTTGAAGGTCAGTAAAGTGATTAATTCTGTTTTGATAAGTGAACCATTGTTGatcactccctccgtcccattcTTTAGCTCTTTTCACACCCATCAAGAAAACAATTTATACAAGGTATAGTTTACTAAGTTATAGACTAATTTTTTCACTTAAATAATGTACGTACTTCTTTATTTTAAGGGTATAGTTGGAAACAACTGCCAACTTTAGCCTTGAATTCCTAAAGTGGCAATTATTTTAGGACAAATTTCTTGAGCTAAAACGACAGTTaaaatgggatggagggagtaatcaATTTAGAAGATATAACGATATATTTGATTGTCTACTTGGCTTATTCAACCATTTCCCAAATATAATCACTGATCATTGAATTTCTAAGGGAAtaaattactccctctgtcccaatttatgtgacactctattctttttagtcagtcccaaaaagaatgacacctttctatatttcgagtaacaatttaactttaaactttccaTCTTACCCTTACCGAGATGATTTACAACAACGCAAATATCTATTGCTTATTTCagaccataagtttcaaaagtcttcctttcacTCTTAAACTACGTGTCTAGTCAAAACCGGAAGGAGTAACTATTATCAGAGGCGAAAATACAATCTATCacacaaaagtcttcctttcattcttaaactatGCGTCCCTTCAAACCAGAAGGAGTAACTATTATCAACGGCGAAAATACAATCTAACACACATATCCACAACATAAAAATCTGAATTTTTTCATACCCAAAAAACATGACATAAAAAAGCAAACAACCAACGACCACCCCCCCATCATTGACCATCCAACCCCCATAGTGTTttgctagattacatataaTGCTCTTGGGGTAATagtttaggtttttttttttggttactaaccaaacactagaaaataagaaaagaaaaaaaaccacTTGTTTCCAAGAaatcattttccttcatacaaaACACACCCACaatcaatatcacatataccacaACATAAAAATCTGAACTTTATCATACCCAAagaacataacataaaaagcAATACCTCAACAGGTTCTTTCTTTTGAGATTGATTAGAACCCAAAAAAGACTTAAGTGGAGCCGTCGTGGCgtaataatcatcatcatcctcatcatcaACATCTGCCCATGATTTCACTGTCAACGGCGCTGGTGCCCACAAAATTTCAGGATCTTGTTCCTTCTTAGATGAACTCTTTCCTTTATcagatttcttcttctttctcagaGTATCAAGTGCTGCAAATACATTTGAATTCTTCACCGTTACTGACCCTTCTTCCCTTCTGTTACTCCCCATCATTTCAACCTGCCTTTTTCAAGAAACCCCaaatttgtttcttgaaataaaATCAAGATTTCTAGAGAAAAAAAGGAATTGATAGACGGTTAAAACCTAGGAGAAGGATGGGTTTGTTaaagattaaatttttttagggTTTGGTGGAAGCTGTTGATGGATAAATGGGGTTTGATAAGCagataaagaaagaagaagaataaggaaACCGAGGTTCATATATAGTTGTACTTGTGGCTTATTGTAATTGGATTTGGTGTATTATATAAGTTGTAATTTTACCATAGAGCCCATGAGTTTTATGTATAATTACAATTGCATATCATGCTTTCTTAATTATATACTCACTCtgttccaaaaagattgtcttgtGTTTGGACAGGCTTATTTTAgttgtttttaagccaaaataacatTTTAGCACTTTTAGAGTATTTGGTAAACTAAAATAGTgcgtttaagcacttatttttaagccaaaataataaaaacaaccCAAAAgtcataagcccatccaaacaggctcttagtttTACTTGAcatgaaatttagaaaacaaagtaagacttttaaaatgtatagttcaaaataaattttagatatATGTATGACTGTAAATCATCTAGGTTACGCTCCTATTATTGAAAAGGAGTTATCCTCCTCAAAATCCTTTCCCCCTTGGTCGCCACTTTAGTGCAAACCAGAAGGACTGGAGCTGTTGAATGTTGCTCAGTCCTGCTATAAATTAACAATCAAAAAGCTCTGCGCCGAACTTCAGCCCCTTCGAGTTGGTCACAGGTAATAGCCTCTTACGCCCCACACCATTGTGATAGGaaagtcaaaattatttctaaatataaaaatgtgtcaATCTTTTGAGACAAACTAATAAGGGGAGTAacacaatctttttgggacatagagagtataatatatgtagtTGCAACCTTTTCACAAAGTGACATATTTTCAACGTCTATTTTGTTTCGAGGGTGGAGGTAGAATTCAAATTATGGATTTATCCTAAGACAATAGTTTTGATTCAAATATGtattaagaaatttatttaataaatataaataattgatTTGAAGTCAATTATAAGTTCAATGGGTAGTGATTCATCTCTAATTTgaattcataaaatttaaattctgcaCTGCCTATATTTTGGAGCTCATTATTATTTTCAAGTGAAAGGAAAATTGTGCAATAAATGGCCTCATTTCAATAACCAGTCCACTCACACAAACGGGGCTTTCATACGCCTTCTTTCAACAGAAAAACAAACTGGTCTATTACTAGTCATAAAAGGGAAAACAACACTACATTACTTTGCTTTCAACTATTTAGGAATTGAAATGGATTGTGCAGATATCTATTTTACTTCTCATACTATCAAACTCGAGTTCACTATATTTAGAGATATCTATTTTCCTTCTCTTACCAACGAGGTAACAAGATACCAAACAACAGTAGCTTCCTCCGATAATATATTCAAGTTCGAGTTCACTATATATAAAGACATCTATTTCTCTTCTAATCATACCTTGAAGATATTTTATTGGAAGTATGTCATAAAAagatatttatatgtttaattCTCTACCGTGATCATTTGCTTTTCTTCTAACTCACTAGGCCACATACTTAAATAACACAAGTACAATGTTTTAttaggaggaaaaaaaaaaaagagagaaaaaaaacaagtaTACATTGCTGTTGTTACCTGCTAACGCGATTTGGGACGAAATCAGCAAGCCTTTTATAGTCCGTGAGAGCATTCCAAACAGAATCAACATTCACCAAAGTCTCAGCTATATTCTTTGGGGTTCTCTCTACAACACGACTTCACTTCACATCCAACCTTTTTCTCTACACCCATTGCAACAACTAGGGGTGTTCAAATGAGACCGAAAAATCGGTCTGAACATATAAACTGAGTCAACCCGACTTAATAAATGGAAAACCGGCTCGGTTTGATTTGGTTtcgttttaaaatttaaaaaacagaTAACATTtaatttggtttggtgttaatTTACCAGAAGTGTATTGTGCTTGAAAGGAGTAAGGTCATTTGCTGAAGGTGCTTATTAACCTGCTATAGTATCAGAGGAGGCTCAATGGAATTGGTGGCCTaaagtaaaattttaataagAGGTCGCAAGTATATTCAATAAAACTAACTTCTGCGTGCATCTCGTGCGTCAAACGCGCATCTCGTGTCAACTTGGGACCGACATCGCATCCCTTACCGACCCACACCAAACCGACAAAACTGTCATCATTGCAACTGTAGGCGATGTTTCTGTCAATGCTGCTTTTGGTCCACCATCATCTTTCTCCTCCTTGCAGGCAATGCTAATGgcattttcttttactttaccATCCTCAATGCCCCCATTCTTAGTTTCCTCACTCAAAATCTCAAATTTCAAGATCACTACCGTCGCCGACGATATCACCGTCCTCACTACAAAATTGAACGTCACACTCTCAACCAAAAACCTAAATATAATATTGATATACAACTATAAAACCATCATTATAACTACACTGTCCAACCAAATTGTTATAGCAAATGAGTCCTTTCTGGAGTTCACCAGTAGTCTGAATGACGTTAGTATGATACATTCGCCTCTGTCAAAGGTGTCTCAACTACTTGATGCTGATTCAGTGTC
It includes:
- the LOC132069276 gene encoding uncharacterized protein LOC132069276, which produces MLMAFSFTLPSSMPPFLVSSLKISNFKITTVADDITVLTTKLNVTLSTKNLNIILIYNYKTIIITTLSNQIVIANESFLEFTSSLNDVSMIHSPLSKVSQLLDADSVSALRKARFVDNSDGYKGCGVDRLRIKIVEFRVIDRLQGEKLQLWHQQIMPSARLI